The Streptomyces collinus DNA segment AAGCAGATCAGACCAGTGATCCAGACCGGCGCGGTGGTCATGGACGGGATCTTCACTCGCGATCCAAAGCGGTAGTCACGCAGATAGACACGCAGAAAGCAGATCAGCCAGTCTACTCACGTGAGTAGACTGGCTGATCTGGTGTTTCTCTGTCGGGGTGGCGGGATTTGAACCCACGACCTCTTCGTCCCGAACGAAGCGCGCTGCCAAGCTGCGCTACACCCCGATGTCGCTGCTGTCGCGGCGACGACGTTTACTTTAGCCCACCGGTGGCTAGAGACGAAATCCGGTTTTGCCGCGGTGGCGGATGGGGTTCGGGCGGGCGTGGTCGAGGGCCACGAGGAGCACGGCCAGGGCGTAGAAGGCGAGGCCCAGGAGGAGAGTGTTGCCGAGGACGCGCTTGAAGCCGTCCTGGCCGACGTCCAGGAGCGGGTAGAGGTAGCGGTCGGGCGTGCCCGGGAGGATCAGCTCGCCCCGGGTGAGGCAGAAGGCCAGGTAGGCCATGGGGTAGAGGAGCCAGGTGCCGGCCTGGCGGAGGTGCATGCGGCCGGGGGGCGTGAGCAGGAGCCAGTTCAGTACCGCCGCGATCGGCGTCACGGTGTGCAGCACCGCGTGGGAGAGGGCCGGCAGGCCCGTCGGGGCGGAGGCCTCCCCCGTGAGGGAGGAGGGGCTCGCCTCGTTCGCCAGGAGCAGGTGGTGCACCAGGGCCGCGGTGACGACGTAGAGCAGCGTCGCTCCCAGGACCGCGCCCGGCAGCGGCCTGCCGGCCGTCCACGCGCGGCGGGCCGAGAGGGCCATGACCAGCGCCAGCAGCATGTTGCTCTGGATCGTGAAGTGGCTCAGGGCCCGGGGCGGATCGCCGAGGAGCAGTTCGAGCGTCACGCCCCCGGCCGCCGCGAGGGCGACCAGCAGGCGGAAGGCCGCGGCCGCGGGGCGGCGGACCGGGGTGACGACGGCCGTGGCGGGCACGGGGGAGGGCTTCAGTGCCGGCGGGGGCGGGATCGCGGGGAGGCCCGGGATGTCCCGGGGTATCGGGGCGGGCATGCCCCCACGCTGACAGAAGCGGACATAGGGGGCGATGCGGGCGGGGCTGTGTGGGTTACCCGGTACCGACGGTCACGACCGCCCTCAGCCCGGCCCAGGTCAGCCCTGAGCCCTCGGTCCCGCAGCCCTCAGCCCGGCCTCGATCAGCCCTGGGCCCCGGTCCCGATCAGCCCCCAGCCCCAGGCACCGACCAGCTCCTGCCAGTCCCGCCCCAGCCCTCTCCCCTACCTCCGCGCTTCCTCGTCGCGCCCGACCAACGTCAGCAGCGTGGCCTCCGGCGGGCACGCGAACCGCACCGGCGTGTAGCGGTTGGTGCCGCAGCCCGCCGACACGTGCAGGTACGACGTATTGCCCTTCGCCCTGTGCCGGGACAGGCCCTTCACCCGGTCCGTGTCCAGGTCGCAGTTGGTGACCAGGGCGCCGTAGAAGGGGATGCACAGCTGGCCGCCGTGGGTGTGGCCGGCCAGGATCAGGGGGTAGGCGTCGGCCGTGAAGGCGTCCAGGGTGCGCAGGTACGGGGCGTGTACGACGCCCATGGAGAAGTCCGCCGCCTCGGACGGGCCGCCGGCCACCTGCGCGTAGCGGTCCCGCTTGATGTGCGGGTCGTCCAGGCCGGTGAGCTCCACCGAGACGCCCTCCAGCTTGAGCTCGCCGCGCGCGTTGGTCAGGTTGAGCCAGCCCGCCGCGTCGAAACCGTCCCGCAGGTCCTCCCACGGGTTGTGCACCGCGCCCTCGGCCGGCGCGTTGCCGTTGAGCCCGTGACGGCCCTGGGCCCTCTCGAGCAGGTAGAGGGCGGGGTTGCGCAGCTTGGGGCCGTAGTAGTCGTTGGAGCCGAAGACGTACGCGCCCGGGAAGTCCATCAGGGGGCCGAGCGCGTCCAGGACCTCCGGGACGCCCTCCGGGTCGGACAGGTTGTCGCCCGTGTTGATCACGAAGTCGGGGCGCAGGCCCGCCAGCGACCGCAGCCAGCGCTGCTTCTTGCGCTGGCCGCCGACCATGTGGATGTCGGAGACCTGGAGCACGCGCAGGGGGCGCATTCCCGGGGGCAGGACCGGGACGGTGACCCGGCGCAGGCGGAAGGAGCGGGCCTCGAAGCCCGCCGCGTACAACAGACCGGCGGCGCCAGCCGCCGCGATTCCCAGGGGGACTCCGTATCGCGCGCGCATATGACCATCGTGTCAGACCGCGGCCCTTGCCCGTGCCCGGGCGGTGCCCGAAATCCCCTGACGGCACCGGCCCTTCGGCCACGGCCCCCTAAATGAAGGGGCGCTCTTCCTCCCGCACCTGCGACAATCGACCCCATGACCACGCTCAAGTCGAAGCTGCAGGATGACCTCAACGTTGCGATCAAGGAGCGCGACGAGCTGCGCTCCTCGACGCTCCGGCTGACGCTCGCCGCGATCACCAAGGAGGAGGTCGCGGGCAAGGAGAAGCGCGTGCTCTCCGACGACGAGGTGCAGAAGGTGATCGCCCGGGAGGCGAAGAAGCGGCGTGAGGCGGCCGACGCCTTCGCGCAGGGTGGCCGTGCCGAGCAGGCCGAGCGGGAGAAGGCGGAGGGCGAGGTCCTCGCCACGTACCTGCCGCAGCCGCTGTCGGACGAGCAGCTTCAGGAGATCGTCGCCCAGGCCGTCGAGGAGGCGAAGGCGGCCGGTGCCGAGGGGCCGCGGGCCATGGGCGCGGTCATGAAGATCGTGAACCCGAAGGTGGCCGGGCAGGCCGAGGGCGGCCGCGTCGCCGCCGCGGTGAAGAAGCTGCTGGCCGGCTGAGCCGAGCCGGTGATCGTTTCAGCGGCCTGCTGACTCGGCGCACGGAGGCGCTGCCGTCCGCCTGACCCTGACCTTTCAGCCGGACGGAGACGGCCCCCTCTCACCCACGCGGGTAAGAGGGGGCCGTCCCTCTCGGCGTCACACCGGCGGATCAGCCGAACCGGCCGCCGTTGCCGTTGCCGCCGCCGTTGGTCTGGCCCCGGAAGAAGCCCTCCGGGATGGAGAACGAGGGCGTCGGGAACGGCTCGCCGCCGCCTCCGCCGTTGTTGCCGCCGCCGACCAGGCCGCCGATGAAGCCGTCGTCGTCGCCGTTGCCACCGTCGTCACGGCCGCCGTCGTCGTCCCCGTCACCGCGGTCCCGCGGCTTGCTGTCGGGGATGTGGACGGTGTTGAAGTTCTCGACGGGCTTGCCCTGCAGCGCGCCGGACATCATGTCCCGCCAGATCGGGCCGGGGACCTCGCCACCGAAGACCTTGCCGTACGACCGGCCGCCGATGGTGATGCCGGACATCTTCCGCTTGTGCGCGGGGTCGCCGACCCACACGGCACCGGCCATGTTCGGCGTGTAGCCCACGAACCAGGCCGCGTAGCGCTCGTCCGTCGTACCGGTCTTACCGGCGCTGGGACGGCTGCCGAGACCCGCCTTCGTGCCCGTACCGTCCTCGACGACGCCCTTCAGCAGCGCGTTGATCGTGTCGGCGGTGTTCTCCGACATCGCGCGCGAGCAGGTCGACTTCGGCACCTCCAGCGACGACGTCTTGTCACCGACGCGCCGGCTGACCGACTCGATGGCGACCGGCGTGCAGTGCATGCCGCGCGAGGCGAAGGTCGCGTACGCGTTCGCCATGGTCAGCGGGGACATCTCCTGGGTGCCGAGGGCGATGGAGGGCACCTGGGGCATCTTGTCGCCGTCGGCCCGCACGACGCCCATCTTCTTCGACATCGTCGTCACCGGGCAGATGCCGATGTCGCTGATCATCTGCACGTAGTAGGTGTTGACCGACTTGGCGGTCGCCTCCCGCATGTCGTACGGGCCGACCTCGGAGGAGTTCTCGTTCTCCAGCTTGGCCGGGGTGTTGGGGTCGTTCACCCACCGCTTGCCGTCACAGGCCGAGACCGGGCTCGGGTACGCCATCTGGTACGGCGACGAGTACACCTTGTTCGCCGGCATGCCGTCTTCCAGGGCAGCCGCGGCCACGATCGGCTTGAACGTCGAACCGGGCTGGTAGCCCATGCCGCCGCCCATCGACTGGTCGACGGACAGGTTGATCTGCGTCTCGTTCTTCTTGAAGCCGTACGGACGCGACTGGCCCATGGCGAGGATCTTGCCGGTGCCCGGCTGGACGAGGGAGACGGCCGTGGCCACCTCGTCGCTCTTGTAGACGTGCTCCTTGATGGAGCGCTGCGCCGCGTTCTGGGCCTGGGGGTCCATGGTCGTGCGGATGGTGAGGCCGCCCTGGTTCCAGATCTTCGCGCGCTGCTCCTTGGTCTTGCCGAAGACCGGGTCGGTCAGGAAGACCTCGCGCACGTAGTCGCAGAAGAAGCCCGCGCCCTTGACCGCCGTGATGCAGCCGTTCTTGGGCTTGCTGACCTTCAGGCCGAGCGGTGCCTTCATCGCGTCGGCGGCCTGCGCCCTGGAGATGTCGCCGACGGCCGCCATGCGCTGGAGCACGGTGTTGCGGCGCTTGGTGGCCTCCGTCTCGTCGTTGACCGGGTCGTACCGGCTGGGCGACTGGACGATGCCGGCGAGCAGGGCCGACTGCTCCAGGCTGAGGTCCTTGGCGGACTCGGAGAAGTAGCGCTGGGCCGCGGCCTCGACGCCGTAGGCCTGCTGGCCGAAGAACGTGATGTTCAGGTAGTTCTCGAGGATCTTCTTCTTGCCCAGCTCCTCCTCGACCTGGATCGCGTACTTGAGCTCGCGGATCTTGCGGCCGATGGTCTGCTGGGTGGCCTGCGCGACCTTCGTCGGGTCGTTGCCCGCCTCCTCGACGAAGACGTTCTTGACGTACTGCTGCGTCAGGGTGGAGGCGCCCTCGGAGACCCCGCCGGTCTGCGCGTTCTTGTTGAGGGCGCGCAGGACGCCCTTCAGGTCGACCGCGCCGTGCTGGTAGAAGCGCGAGTCCTCGATCGCGACGATCGCCTTCTGCAGGTACGGCGAGATGTCCTTGAGGGGGACCACCGTGCGGTCGCGCGAGTAGACCGTGGCGATCTGGCCGCCGTCGGCGTCGAGGATCGTGGTGCGCTGACTCAGCGGCGGGGTCTTCATGTTGGCCGGGAGCTCGTCGAAGCTCTCGACCGATCCCTTGGCCGCAAGTCCCAGCGCGCCCACCGCCGGGAGCGCGATGCCGGCCAGCACGGCTCCCGCGAGGACACTGACACCGAGGAACTTGGCGGCCTGCTGCGTGGGAGACAGACCACCGCCCGAGCGCTTGTTTGGCATGAGGGCAGCCTACGTTCTCATTCGCCGGACAGGCGTATAGGCCTTGGCCTAAGCTGCTCTCAACTGTCACAGCAGTGAGGTCACGTATCAATACGTCCGGCGACCCCGAATCGTTCTGGGTGTTCCCCAACTTTTTTGGTGGGGCCGTGTCCGAATCCGCCTTGTGTGTCATACGGCGTCCGTTGTGACGCAGCTGAACTGTCCCGGTTTGCCGGGAAAGTTACGTATGCCGCCAGCTCACTCCCCCGGGTGATCTGCCGCTTACCCATAGTCCGTTCGGGCCATTCAAGATTGGGCCCGAAGGGGGTGTTGCGCTGTGCCCACCTTCCGTAACGTCCTCAACTGGCGGCGGTGAATATGCCGCTGCCGCCGTGGGGGAGCCTCGATTCGGGAGAGGACGGCGCCGGTATGGGCTGGGTAGTCGACTGGAGTGCGCAGGCGGCCTGCCGCACTACCGATCCGGATGAACTGTTCGTTCAAGGAGCAGCGCAGAACAGGGCCAAGGCGGTGTGCACCGGCTGCCCGGTGCGCACGGAGTGCCTGGCCGACGCGCTCGACAACCGCGTCGAGTTCGGTGTGTGGGGAGGCATGACGGAGCGGGAGCGCCGCGCACTGCTGCGCAGGCGTCCCACGGTGACCTCCTGGCGCCGGCTGCTGGAGACGGCGCGCACGGAGTACGAGCGGGGGTGCGGTGTTCTGCCCCTCGACGACGACGAGATCTACGAGAACTACGCGGCGGTGAGCTGAGGAGTCCCTCGCGGGAGCTCCCCAGGCCCAGGTCTGAGGGCTCTTGCCGGGCCCTTCGCCATCACCTGCGAGTCCTTGGCCGTGGCTCAGGCGCCCTGCGCCCTCGCCGGGTTGCCCTCAGGCAGTCGCCTCGGGCGGTTCCGGCTGGTCGGCGGGGTCGGGCAGCTCGCGCTCGTCGGCCGCGAGCCGGTCGCCGATGGTGCGCAGTCCCGCGAGGTCGTGCACGTCGCCGGGCAGTGCGGCCACTTCCGTCACGGCCACCTCGGGATGCAGCGCGGTGAAGCGGTCACGCGTGCGCTGCTCACGGGAGAGCAGCTGCATGCGATCGGCGTGCAACTTCAGCAGGCCTGCCGTGAGCTGGTCGACGGACCGCTCGGGGTCCTCGGCGTGCTCGGTGTTCTCGGCGTTCACGGCGTCTTCGGTGGGGGAGCCACCCTCGGGAGCCGATGCCGGAGACCCAGCTGGTGTTCCGGGCGTGGGAGAGTCTGAACTGTCCTGTGCGTCGGGGGAGTTACGAAGTACTGCTTTCCCGCCCTCCTGATCCACAATGCGGGGCTCTTCAAGATTTTCCGCGGCGGCGAGCGCCCGCTCGGCCGACAGCCGGTCGGCGCCGCTGCCGTGCACCCGGTTGAGCACCAGACCGGCGAGCGGCATGCTCTCCGCTGCCAGGCGTTCCACGAAGTACGCGGCCTCGCGCAGCGCGTCCCGCTCCGGGGCCGCGACCACGAGGAACGCCGTGCCGGGCGCCTGGAGCAGCTTGTACGTCGCGTCCGCGCGGGTGCGGAAGCCGCCGAAGGTCGTGTCCATCGCGGACACGAACGTCTGGACGTCCTTGAGGAGCTGACCGCCGAGCAGCTTGCCGAGGGTGCCGGTCATCATCGACATCCCGACGTTCAGGAACTTCATCCCGGCCCGGCCCCCCAGCTTCGCCGGTGCCGTCAGCAGCCGGATCAGCCGGCCGTCCAGGAACGAGCCGAGCCGCTTGGGCGCGTCCAGGAAATCCAGCGCAGAGCGGGACGGCGGGGTGTCGACGACGATCAGGTCCCACTCGTCCCGGGCGCGCAGCTGCCCGAGCTTCTCCATCGCCATGTACTCCTGCGTGCCCGCGAAGCCCGCCGAGAGCGACTGGTAGAAGGGGTTCCCCAGGATGGCGGCCGCCCGCTCGCCGTCGGCGTGCGCCTCGACGATCTCGTCGAAGGTGCGCTTCATGTCGAGCATCATCGCGTGCAGCTCGCCGCCCGCGGAGTCGTCTATGCCCTTCACCCGGCGCGGGGTGTTGTCCAGGGAGTCGATACCCATGGACTGGGCGAGCCGGCGAGCCGGATCGATGGTCAGGACGACCACCTTGCGGCCGCGCTCGGCGGCGCGCAGGCCCAGGGCCGCCGCGGTCGTCGTCTTGCCGACCCCGCCCGAGCCGCAGCAGACGATGATCCTGGTCTTCGGGTCCTCCAGCAGCGGATCGACGTCGAGCAGACGCGCCGGCGACAGACGGTGGTGGGCCGGGTCCGGACGACTCATGACATCCCCTGCTTCCGACTCATGACGGGCCTTGCGGGTCTCGCGGGCCTTGCCTGTCCGACCTGGCTCATGACACGCCCTGCTCGCGCAGCTCACGGGCCAGCTCGTACAGCCCCGCCAGGTCCATGCCCTCGGCGAACAGCGGCAGTTCGTGCAGCGGCAGGCCCAGTTCGGCCAGGACGGCGCGCTGCTCGTGCTCCAGCGTGTACCGCTCGGCGTACTCCTCGGCCTGCGCGAGCAGCGGGTCCACCAGCCGCTCGGCGTGCCCGCCGCGCCGTGCCCCGCCGAGCCCCGCGGACGACAGGGACCGCGCGACAGTGGAACGCGGGACCGTCCGTACGAGTTCCAGGTCGGTCTCGTCCAACACCTCCGGCCGGACCATGTTCACGATGATCCGCCCCACCGGCAGCCGGGCCGAACGCAGCTCGGCGATGCCGTCCACGGTCTCCTGGACGGGCATCTCCTCCAGCAGCGTCACCAGGTGCACGGCCGTCTCGGGCGACTTCAGCACCCGCATCACGGCCTGCGCCTGATTGTGTATCGGGCCGATCTTGGCGAGGCCCGCGACCTCGTCGTTCACGTTCAGGAAGCGGGTGATCCGCCCGGTCGGCGGGGCGTCCATGACGACGTAGTCGTAGGCGAACCGACCGCTTCGCTCCTTGCGGCGCACGGCCTCGCACGCCTTGCCGGTCAGGAGGACGTCCCTGAGGCCGGGCGCGATGGTGGTGGCGAAGTCGATCGCGCCGAGCTTCTTCAGGGCCCGGCCTGCGCTGCCCAGCTTGTAGAACATCTGGAGGTAGTCCAGAAGGGCCAGTTCGGGGTCGATGGCGAGTGCGTACACCTCCCCGCCCCCGGGTGCTACCGCGATTTTCCGTTCCTCATAAGGCAGCGCTTCCGTTTCGAAGAGCTGCGCGATGCCCTGACGGCCCTCGACCTCGACGAGAAGCGTCCGCTTCCCCTCCGTGGCCAGGGCCAGCGCTAGGGCCGCGGCCACCGTGGTCTTGCCGGTACCGCCCTTGCCGCTGACGACCTGGAGCCTGCTCACGTATTCGAGCCTAACCAGTTCGTGCCCGGGCTACGCGGGAGGCTGTGGACAACGTGGGCCGCGCCCTGTGGACGACCGGGGTGCGACCGGCCGCGTGACCCCCCTCCGCCAGCGGCTAGAGTCGGCCGCATGACCAAGTGGGAATACGCAACCGTGCCGCTGCTCGTCCACGCCACGAAGCAGATTCTGGACACCTGGGGCGAGGACGGCTGGGAGCTCGTCCAGGTCGTGCCCGGGCCGAACAACCCCGAGCAGCTCGTCGCCTACCTGAAGCGGGAGAAGCAGTAGTGGGCGCCGTCGAGGCGAAGCTGGCCGAGCTGGGCCTGAGCCTGCCCGACGTGGTGCCGCCGCTCGCCGCGTACCAGCCGGCCGTGCAGTCCGGCCCGTACGTCTACACCGCCGGGCAGCTCCCGATGGTGGACGGCAAGCTTCCGGTCACCGGCAAGGTCGGCGCCGAGGTCACCCCGGAGGAGGCCAAGGAGCTGGCCCGCACGTGTGCGCTGAACGCCCTGGCCGCCGTGAAATCCGTCGCCGGTGACCTGGACCGCATCGCGCGCGTGGTGAAGGTCGTCGGCTTCGTGGCCTCGGCCTCCGACTTCACGGGTCAGCCCGCGGTGCTGAACGGCGCGAGCGAGCTGCTCGGCGAGGTCCTCGGCGACAAGGGCGTGCACGCGCGCAGCGCGGTGGGCGTGGCGGTGCTGCCGCTGGACGCACCGGTCGAGGTCGAGATCCAGGTGGAGCTCGCCTAGCACCCTCTTCGGTGGCCCCAGCTGCGGAATCCGTCCCCGGGGCCACTCGAACATCCGCCCGTCACGGGATAGCCTCGCGCCCATGGCGAACGGTCAGTGGTACCCCCCGGAGTGGCCGGACCGCATCCGCGCACTCGCGGCCGGCACCCTCACCCCGGTGACCCCGAAGCGCGCGGCCACCGTCATGCTCCTGAAGGACACCGGCAGCGGCACGGCCGTCCACATGCTGCGCAGACGCGCCTCCATGGCCTTCGCCGGAGGCGCGTACGCGTACCCGGGCGGCGGTGTCGATCCGCGCGACGACGACCACCACGTCCGCTGGGCCGGCCCCACGCGCGCGTGGTGGGCGGACCGGCTCGGCACCGACGAGACGGCGGCCCAGGCGATCGTGTGCGCGGCCGTGCGCGAGACGTACGAGGAGGCGGGCGTGCTGCTCGCCGGGCCGGCCGCCGACTCGGTCGTCGGTGACACCACGGGCGCCGACTGGGAGGCCGACCGGGCCGCCCTGGTCGCCCGGGACCTGTCCTTCGCGGAGTTCCTGGACCGCCGCGGCCTGGTCCTGCGCTCCGACCTGCTCGGTGCCTGGACCCGCTGGATCACCCCGGAGTTCGAGTCCCGCCGCTACGACACCTGGTTCTTCGTGGCCGCGCTCCCCGAGGGGCAGCGCACCCGCAACGCCTCCACGGAGGCCGACCGCACGGTGTGGATCGC contains these protein-coding regions:
- a CDS encoding Pr6Pr family membrane protein, which produces MPAPIPRDIPGLPAIPPPPALKPSPVPATAVVTPVRRPAAAAFRLLVALAAAGGVTLELLLGDPPRALSHFTIQSNMLLALVMALSARRAWTAGRPLPGAVLGATLLYVVTAALVHHLLLANEASPSSLTGEASAPTGLPALSHAVLHTVTPIAAVLNWLLLTPPGRMHLRQAGTWLLYPMAYLAFCLTRGELILPGTPDRYLYPLLDVGQDGFKRVLGNTLLLGLAFYALAVLLVALDHARPNPIRHRGKTGFRL
- the wblA gene encoding transcriptional regulator WblA — translated: MGWVVDWSAQAACRTTDPDELFVQGAAQNRAKAVCTGCPVRTECLADALDNRVEFGVWGGMTERERRALLRRRPTVTSWRRLLETARTEYERGCGVLPLDDDEIYENYAAVS
- a CDS encoding GatB/YqeY domain-containing protein encodes the protein MTTLKSKLQDDLNVAIKERDELRSSTLRLTLAAITKEEVAGKEKRVLSDDEVQKVIAREAKKRREAADAFAQGGRAEQAEREKAEGEVLATYLPQPLSDEQLQEIVAQAVEEAKAAGAEGPRAMGAVMKIVNPKVAGQAEGGRVAAAVKKLLAG
- a CDS encoding RidA family protein is translated as MGAVEAKLAELGLSLPDVVPPLAAYQPAVQSGPYVYTAGQLPMVDGKLPVTGKVGAEVTPEEAKELARTCALNALAAVKSVAGDLDRIARVVKVVGFVASASDFTGQPAVLNGASELLGEVLGDKGVHARSAVGVAVLPLDAPVEVEIQVELA
- a CDS encoding ArsA family ATPase; this encodes MSRLQVVSGKGGTGKTTVAAALALALATEGKRTLLVEVEGRQGIAQLFETEALPYEERKIAVAPGGGEVYALAIDPELALLDYLQMFYKLGSAGRALKKLGAIDFATTIAPGLRDVLLTGKACEAVRRKERSGRFAYDYVVMDAPPTGRITRFLNVNDEVAGLAKIGPIHNQAQAVMRVLKSPETAVHLVTLLEEMPVQETVDGIAELRSARLPVGRIIVNMVRPEVLDETDLELVRTVPRSTVARSLSSAGLGGARRGGHAERLVDPLLAQAEEYAERYTLEHEQRAVLAELGLPLHELPLFAEGMDLAGLYELARELREQGVS
- a CDS encoding DUF4177 domain-containing protein, with amino-acid sequence MTKWEYATVPLLVHATKQILDTWGEDGWELVQVVPGPNNPEQLVAYLKREKQ
- a CDS encoding ArsA family ATPase; this encodes MSRPDPAHHRLSPARLLDVDPLLEDPKTRIIVCCGSGGVGKTTTAAALGLRAAERGRKVVVLTIDPARRLAQSMGIDSLDNTPRRVKGIDDSAGGELHAMMLDMKRTFDEIVEAHADGERAAAILGNPFYQSLSAGFAGTQEYMAMEKLGQLRARDEWDLIVVDTPPSRSALDFLDAPKRLGSFLDGRLIRLLTAPAKLGGRAGMKFLNVGMSMMTGTLGKLLGGQLLKDVQTFVSAMDTTFGGFRTRADATYKLLQAPGTAFLVVAAPERDALREAAYFVERLAAESMPLAGLVLNRVHGSGADRLSAERALAAAENLEEPRIVDQEGGKAVLRNSPDAQDSSDSPTPGTPAGSPASAPEGGSPTEDAVNAENTEHAEDPERSVDQLTAGLLKLHADRMQLLSREQRTRDRFTALHPEVAVTEVAALPGDVHDLAGLRTIGDRLAADERELPDPADQPEPPEATA
- a CDS encoding metallophosphoesterase, with the protein product MRARYGVPLGIAAAGAAGLLYAAGFEARSFRLRRVTVPVLPPGMRPLRVLQVSDIHMVGGQRKKQRWLRSLAGLRPDFVINTGDNLSDPEGVPEVLDALGPLMDFPGAYVFGSNDYYGPKLRNPALYLLERAQGRHGLNGNAPAEGAVHNPWEDLRDGFDAAGWLNLTNARGELKLEGVSVELTGLDDPHIKRDRYAQVAGGPSEAADFSMGVVHAPYLRTLDAFTADAYPLILAGHTHGGQLCIPFYGALVTNCDLDTDRVKGLSRHRAKGNTSYLHVSAGCGTNRYTPVRFACPPEATLLTLVGRDEEARR
- a CDS encoding transglycosylase domain-containing protein, which gives rise to MPNKRSGGGLSPTQQAAKFLGVSVLAGAVLAGIALPAVGALGLAAKGSVESFDELPANMKTPPLSQRTTILDADGGQIATVYSRDRTVVPLKDISPYLQKAIVAIEDSRFYQHGAVDLKGVLRALNKNAQTGGVSEGASTLTQQYVKNVFVEEAGNDPTKVAQATQQTIGRKIRELKYAIQVEEELGKKKILENYLNITFFGQQAYGVEAAAQRYFSESAKDLSLEQSALLAGIVQSPSRYDPVNDETEATKRRNTVLQRMAAVGDISRAQAADAMKAPLGLKVSKPKNGCITAVKGAGFFCDYVREVFLTDPVFGKTKEQRAKIWNQGGLTIRTTMDPQAQNAAQRSIKEHVYKSDEVATAVSLVQPGTGKILAMGQSRPYGFKKNETQINLSVDQSMGGGMGYQPGSTFKPIVAAAALEDGMPANKVYSSPYQMAYPSPVSACDGKRWVNDPNTPAKLENENSSEVGPYDMREATAKSVNTYYVQMISDIGICPVTTMSKKMGVVRADGDKMPQVPSIALGTQEMSPLTMANAYATFASRGMHCTPVAIESVSRRVGDKTSSLEVPKSTCSRAMSENTADTINALLKGVVEDGTGTKAGLGSRPSAGKTGTTDERYAAWFVGYTPNMAGAVWVGDPAHKRKMSGITIGGRSYGKVFGGEVPGPIWRDMMSGALQGKPVENFNTVHIPDSKPRDRGDGDDDGGRDDGGNGDDDGFIGGLVGGGNNGGGGGEPFPTPSFSIPEGFFRGQTNGGGNGNGGRFG
- a CDS encoding NUDIX hydrolase, with the protein product MANGQWYPPEWPDRIRALAAGTLTPVTPKRAATVMLLKDTGSGTAVHMLRRRASMAFAGGAYAYPGGGVDPRDDDHHVRWAGPTRAWWADRLGTDETAAQAIVCAAVRETYEEAGVLLAGPAADSVVGDTTGADWEADRAALVARDLSFAEFLDRRGLVLRSDLLGAWTRWITPEFESRRYDTWFFVAALPEGQRTRNASTEADRTVWIAPSEAAAGYDKGELLMMPPTIATLRQLTAYDTAAGALEAAPGRDLTPVLASARLVDGEIVLSWPGHDEFTKHIATGGATA